A stretch of the Bradyrhizobium arachidis genome encodes the following:
- the truB gene encoding tRNA pseudouridine(55) synthase TruB — protein sequence MIMNPAHGAIGTEDSDSRDVQQNNFGELRSDTTPHQQDRRVNNDPRAKQQKNNQPRRDRRDVHGWVVLDKPIGMTSTQAVAVAKRLFQAKRAGHAGTLDPLASGGLPIALGEATKTVPFVMDGRKRYRFTVCWGEERDTDDIEGRPVATSEARPTKEAIEALLPRFTGVIEQVPPRYSAIKVQGERAYDLARDGEVVELAPRPVEIHLLSLVDQPDNDRAVFEAECGKGTYVRALARDMGRILGCFGHICALRRTLVGPFGENDMIPLDQLEALCHRAASGEGSLADALLPVETALDDIPALAVTRADAARLHRGQAVLLRGRDAPNCSGTVYVTVAGRLLALAEVGNGEIIPKRVFNLTGLTASPGRNERN from the coding sequence ATGATCATGAACCCGGCCCACGGCGCGATCGGCACCGAAGACTCCGATTCACGTGACGTGCAGCAGAATAATTTTGGCGAATTGCGCAGCGACACGACGCCGCATCAACAGGACCGCCGCGTCAACAACGACCCGCGCGCCAAGCAGCAGAAGAACAATCAGCCGCGCCGCGATCGGCGCGACGTGCACGGCTGGGTCGTGCTCGACAAGCCGATCGGCATGACCTCGACGCAAGCCGTCGCGGTCGCCAAGCGCCTGTTCCAGGCCAAGCGCGCGGGACACGCCGGCACGCTCGATCCGCTCGCGTCCGGCGGCCTGCCGATCGCCCTTGGCGAGGCCACCAAGACGGTTCCCTTCGTGATGGACGGCCGCAAGCGCTACCGCTTCACCGTGTGCTGGGGTGAGGAGCGCGATACCGACGACATCGAGGGTCGTCCGGTCGCGACCTCCGAGGCGCGCCCGACCAAGGAGGCGATCGAGGCCCTGCTGCCCCGCTTCACCGGGGTGATCGAGCAGGTCCCGCCGCGCTATTCGGCGATCAAGGTCCAGGGCGAGCGGGCCTATGATCTGGCGCGCGATGGCGAGGTCGTGGAGCTGGCCCCGCGACCGGTCGAGATCCACCTTTTATCCCTTGTGGATCAACCAGATAACGATCGAGCCGTGTTCGAGGCCGAGTGCGGCAAGGGAACCTATGTCCGGGCGCTCGCCCGCGATATGGGCCGGATTCTGGGCTGTTTTGGCCATATCTGCGCGCTGCGCCGGACCCTGGTCGGCCCATTCGGCGAAAACGACATGATTCCGCTGGATCAGTTGGAGGCTTTGTGCCATAGAGCCGCGTCCGGCGAGGGCAGCCTCGCCGACGCGCTTTTGCCCGTTGAGACCGCGCTGGACGACATCCCGGCACTGGCCGTCACTCGGGCGGATGCGGCAAGGCTCCACAGGGGCCAAGCCGTTTTGTTGCGCGGACGGGATGCGCCCAATTGTAGCGGCACAGTCTATGTCACGGTGGCAGGCCGACTTCTCGCGCTTGCTGAAGTTGGCAATGGCGAAATCATCCCCAAGCGTGTGTTCAACCTGACCGGCCTGACTGCCAGCCCCGGTCGCAACGAGAGAAATTGA